The sequence TGTCCAGCTTACGCGTATCCTGGGGCTCTATTATTTTGAGTCAGAATATTTCCGGCCATACCAGATCATCACCCACATGTTCATGCACGGGGGACTGGCACACTTGTTCTTCAACATGTTTGCCCTGTGGATGTTCGGAAGGGTGCTTGAAACCGTATGGGGAAGCAAGCGTTTCCTGGTTTACTACCTGGTTACGGGGCTTGGCGCAGCAATACTGCATACATTTGTAAATTACCTTGAAATATCATCAATGGTGAATGCTGCCAGGGCGTTTATCAACACACCTTCTCCGGACCTGTTCCAGGCGTTCATAAACGACCATATTACAAGGCCCAACAGGCAGGTGTACGATTTCATAACAAGCTGGTCATACGATCCCAACAACCAGTCCTATATATCACAGGCAGTTACAATGGTTGAAAACAGCGTAAGGCACAAGATGAATATTCCGACAGTGGGAGCATCCGGAGCCGTTTTCGGTGTCCTTCTCGCTTTCGGAATGCTGTTCCCCAATACGAAACTGATGCTGCTGTTTCCGCCCATTCCCATAAAGGCGAAATATTTTGTAATAGCTTACGGTTGTATTGAACTGTACCTGGGGTTGACCCGGCCCGGAAGCAACATTGCCCATTTTGCACACCTCGGGGGCATGATCTTCGGGTTCATACTTATTAAATACTGGCAGAAGAACACCAGGAACTTCTACTAGACACAGTGTTAGTCCGGACTTACCGGGTTTAAAACAAATTGACAGGCTGTACGTTATACGGTAAGCATAATTGAAGACCCGGGAACAGTTTAGGTGCATAACACCCTGACATCAGAAGATGAGCATTATTGATGAGATAAAGACCTCTTTTCAGAAGGGCAGCATGCTGACAAAGCTGATCTACATCAACCTTGCGGTTTTTGTAGCTGTTAAGCTTGTTCAGGTAGTGCTGTTCCTTTTCAGCACGGGACAGCCGGGAACATTTTTCCTGATAGACTGGCTTGCCGTACCGGCAAATATTGAGGGCCTCCTTTCAAGGCCGTGGACTATCTTCACCTATATGTTCCTCCACGAGGGATTCCTGCATATACTTTTCAATATTCTTTGGCTCTTCTGGTTTGGAAGGATATTCCTGGAATACCTTGACGAGAACAAGCTGCTTGGAGTATATATCCTGGGGGGCCTCGCGGGCGCCGCACTCTATATTTTCGCATTCAACGTTTTCCCTGTCTTTGCGCAGGTGTTACCCGTATCCCGTGCCCTCGGTGCATCAGCCGCCGTGCTTGCAGTGGTCATATCAATCTCGGTCTACGTGCCAAACTACA is a genomic window of Marinilabiliales bacterium containing:
- a CDS encoding rhomboid family intramembrane serine protease, with the protein product MIAGRYGGIPLVVKNLLIINIIMLLADFVMSSTFDVQLTRILGLYYFESEYFRPYQIITHMFMHGGLAHLFFNMFALWMFGRVLETVWGSKRFLVYYLVTGLGAAILHTFVNYLEISSMVNAARAFINTPSPDLFQAFINDHITRPNRQVYDFITSWSYDPNNQSYISQAVTMVENSVRHKMNIPTVGASGAVFGVLLAFGMLFPNTKLMLLFPPIPIKAKYFVIAYGCIELYLGLTRPGSNIAHFAHLGGMIFGFILIKYWQKNTRNFY
- a CDS encoding rhomboid family intramembrane serine protease: MSIIDEIKTSFQKGSMLTKLIYINLAVFVAVKLVQVVLFLFSTGQPGTFFLIDWLAVPANIEGLLSRPWTIFTYMFLHEGFLHILFNILWLFWFGRIFLEYLDENKLLGVYILGGLAGAALYIFAFNVFPVFAQVLPVSRALGASAAVLAVVISISVYVPNYTINLVFIGPVRLKYIAAFMIVLDVISIAGSNAGGHIAHLGGALFGWLFIRQYRKGKDLTRGINVLFFKIASLFKPPRKLKVEYRKSRTDYDYHRQKAERQKRIDDILDKISKSGYDSLSKEEKEILFRVSNKS